A single Pararhizobium sp. A13 DNA region contains:
- a CDS encoding MFS transporter gives MSSVVNPTSTGLERDARRIHDDDKPLSPGSIAIGVVIGRTSEFFDFFVYGLGSILVFPKLIFPFAPNPVAATLMSFALFPLAFLARPLGSFVFMWIDRNYGRGTKLTIALVILGGSTASIAFLPGYATIGYWAVALLALFRLGQGFALGGAWDGLASLLNLSAPPNRRGWYAMIPQLGAPIGFALASILFGYFVNSLSEADFLEWGWRYPFFVAFAINVVALFARLRIVASKEFGAAMDAQELQARPIFEMLSKHSTDVVLGAFVPLASFAMFHLVTIFPLSWVILNGGQSAAEFLWVQVAGAAVGAIGIVLSGVIADRIGRRSQLMIGAILIAIFSFSAPFLLDAGGKGQDAYILIGFAILGLTFGQSSGAVSSRFTQYYRYTGAALTSDLAWLLGAGFAPLVALGLASSFGIVFIGGYLISGAICTLAALSLTRALDQY, from the coding sequence CGATTTCTTCGTCTACGGCCTCGGCTCCATTCTCGTTTTCCCGAAGCTGATCTTCCCGTTCGCGCCCAATCCGGTAGCCGCGACGCTGATGTCCTTCGCACTGTTTCCGCTTGCCTTTCTCGCCCGTCCGCTCGGCTCCTTTGTCTTCATGTGGATCGATCGCAACTACGGACGCGGGACGAAACTCACGATCGCGCTGGTGATCCTCGGCGGCTCGACGGCATCAATCGCGTTCCTGCCGGGCTACGCGACGATCGGATACTGGGCCGTGGCGCTTCTGGCGCTCTTCCGGCTGGGACAAGGTTTTGCGCTTGGCGGCGCATGGGACGGCCTCGCATCCCTGTTGAACCTCAGCGCACCGCCGAACCGTCGCGGCTGGTATGCGATGATCCCCCAGCTCGGCGCGCCCATCGGCTTTGCGCTGGCGAGCATTCTCTTCGGCTACTTCGTCAATAGTCTCTCCGAGGCCGATTTCCTCGAGTGGGGCTGGCGCTATCCCTTCTTCGTTGCTTTCGCGATCAATGTGGTGGCGCTTTTCGCCCGCTTGCGCATCGTCGCCAGTAAGGAATTCGGCGCGGCTATGGACGCCCAGGAGTTGCAGGCCCGGCCGATCTTCGAGATGCTGAGCAAGCACAGCACCGACGTCGTACTCGGCGCCTTCGTGCCCTTGGCGAGCTTCGCGATGTTCCACCTCGTCACTATCTTTCCCTTGAGCTGGGTCATCCTCAACGGCGGGCAGTCGGCAGCGGAGTTTCTGTGGGTCCAGGTTGCCGGTGCGGCCGTTGGCGCCATCGGCATCGTGCTCTCCGGCGTGATCGCCGACAGAATCGGCCGCCGCAGCCAGCTGATGATCGGCGCGATCCTGATCGCGATCTTTAGCTTCTCGGCACCGTTCCTTCTCGATGCCGGGGGCAAGGGGCAGGACGCCTATATCCTGATCGGCTTTGCCATTCTCGGCCTCACCTTCGGCCAATCATCCGGCGCCGTTTCGTCGCGCTTCACGCAATACTACCGCTATACCGGCGCAGCACTCACCTCGGATCTCGCCTGGCTCCTGGGCGCAGGTTTTGCGCCCCTGGTGGCGCTCGGCCTTGCCAGCAGCTTCGGGATCGTCTTCATCGGCGGCTACCTGATTTCCGGCGCCATCTGCACATTGGCGGCTCTGAGCCTTACCCGGGCGCTCGACCAGTATTAA
- a CDS encoding aldo/keto reductase: MSSEQPIRWGIIGPGTIARTFAEGIAHSATGRLVAIATRNPDKPHLGEDFPGARIVKGYDTLVADPGIDAVYIATPHTSHAEWAIKTVRAGKHVLVEKPMALSAFDAQSIFHEATKAGVFAGEAYMYRFHPQTARLVELVRDGTIGEVRIIRSSFGFDMGGYRPEHRLFANDLAGGGILDVGGYPVSMVCMLAGAAENKPFLEPLTVSGAARLGPSGVDEWASAVLKFPNDIVAEVSCSIMAQQDNVLRIIGSKGRIEVKDFWFASGKHGGVGRIDIIRSDGQQAIEVEEKRYLYSFEVDAVGEAIRAGRTRFTFPGMSAEDTCANLRVLDRWRASVGLEYGIETAARRTANIAGAAVVSGKNVPKRQIPGVAKPASTVALGFEFFPSFASASLTLDAFYEAGGNLFDTAFVYGAGKTESIFGDWFTSRKVNREDIVLIGKGAHSPLCYPDVIAKQLDQSLERLKTDYVDVYFMHRDNPDIPVGEFVDAMDAEVRRGRIRGIFGGSNWTRERMDEATVYAEKNGKAAPAALSNNFSLAQMLDPIWPGCVAASDDGWKVWLKKRQIPNFAWSSQGRGFFTDRAGRDKHDDEEIVRVWYSDRNFERRDRAIELAKKHGCSPIHIALAYVIAQPFPIIPLIGPRTVAEVEDSLKAIQITLTPEEVRWLEG; the protein is encoded by the coding sequence ACGCTTGTCGCGGATCCGGGGATCGACGCGGTTTACATCGCCACGCCGCACACCAGCCATGCCGAATGGGCGATCAAAACGGTACGCGCCGGCAAGCATGTGCTGGTCGAAAAGCCGATGGCGCTTTCAGCGTTCGATGCGCAATCGATCTTCCACGAGGCGACAAAGGCCGGTGTCTTCGCCGGCGAAGCCTATATGTACAGGTTCCATCCGCAGACGGCCCGTCTCGTCGAACTGGTGCGGGACGGGACGATCGGCGAAGTGCGGATTATACGCTCGAGTTTCGGCTTCGACATGGGCGGTTATCGCCCTGAGCACCGTCTCTTTGCCAATGATCTCGCCGGCGGCGGCATTCTCGATGTCGGCGGCTACCCGGTCTCGATGGTGTGCATGCTCGCCGGTGCCGCCGAGAACAAGCCTTTCCTCGAACCGCTGACGGTGTCCGGCGCTGCCCGTCTGGGGCCGTCCGGCGTCGACGAGTGGGCGTCGGCGGTCCTCAAGTTCCCCAACGACATCGTCGCGGAGGTGTCCTGCTCGATCATGGCACAGCAGGACAACGTGCTGCGCATCATCGGTTCGAAAGGCCGCATCGAGGTGAAGGACTTCTGGTTCGCCTCGGGCAAGCACGGCGGGGTAGGTCGCATCGACATCATCAGGAGCGATGGACAGCAGGCAATCGAAGTCGAGGAGAAGCGCTATCTCTACTCGTTCGAGGTCGATGCGGTGGGCGAGGCGATCCGTGCTGGCCGCACCCGGTTCACCTTCCCCGGCATGAGCGCTGAAGATACGTGCGCCAATCTGCGCGTTCTCGATCGGTGGCGCGCATCCGTTGGTCTCGAGTACGGGATCGAGACGGCCGCCAGGCGGACCGCCAACATAGCGGGCGCGGCAGTCGTCTCGGGCAAGAACGTCCCCAAACGGCAGATCCCCGGCGTGGCCAAGCCAGCCTCCACGGTTGCGCTCGGCTTCGAGTTCTTCCCGAGTTTCGCCTCTGCCTCGCTGACGCTCGATGCCTTCTACGAGGCGGGCGGAAACCTGTTCGACACCGCATTCGTCTACGGTGCCGGCAAGACCGAGAGCATTTTCGGCGATTGGTTTACGAGCCGCAAGGTCAACCGTGAGGACATCGTCCTGATCGGCAAGGGTGCCCATTCGCCGCTCTGCTATCCGGACGTGATTGCTAAGCAATTGGATCAGTCGTTGGAGCGGCTGAAGACGGATTATGTTGATGTCTACTTCATGCATCGCGACAATCCGGACATCCCGGTCGGCGAATTCGTCGATGCCATGGACGCAGAGGTCCGGCGTGGGCGCATCCGGGGTATTTTCGGTGGGTCCAACTGGACGCGCGAACGCATGGACGAGGCCACCGTCTACGCCGAGAAAAACGGCAAGGCGGCCCCGGCGGCCCTTTCCAACAACTTCTCGTTGGCGCAGATGCTCGATCCCATCTGGCCCGGCTGTGTCGCGGCGTCAGACGACGGCTGGAAAGTCTGGCTGAAGAAGCGGCAGATTCCCAACTTCGCCTGGTCGAGCCAAGGGAGGGGCTTTTTCACCGACAGGGCAGGGCGCGACAAGCATGACGACGAGGAAATCGTCCGGGTCTGGTATTCCGACCGCAATTTCGAACGCCGCGACCGCGCAATCGAACTCGCAAAGAAGCACGGCTGTAGCCCGATCCACATCGCCCTCGCCTATGTCATCGCCCAACCGTTCCCGATCATCCCGCTCATCGGTCCGCGGACTGTGGCGGAAGTGGAAGACAGCCTCAAGGCCATACAGATCACGCTTACTCCGGAAGAGGTGCGTTGGCTGGAAGGCTGA